One region of Miscanthus floridulus cultivar M001 chromosome 19, ASM1932011v1, whole genome shotgun sequence genomic DNA includes:
- the LOC136529157 gene encoding transcription factor LRL3-like yields the protein MQPSGREMAGGEGGGGAQQADDFFDQMLSTLPSAWADLGAGGKSPWELTTGAGAGAAAEDPSAQTHLGDESALLASRLRQHQIGVGDIKSSASPVMLQLSDLHRHGGLGGEESGGSGFSPLPLFTDRSAAPAREEMEGGFKSTNSAGGDHSLFNGFGMHGAAAVQPQFGQSGSMSPQSLGGPAASGGAPPAGGAASSAGGGAAPPRQQRQRARRGQATDPHSIAERLRRERIAERMKSLQELVPNGNKTDKASMLDEIIDYVKFLQLQVKVLSMSRLSGAAGMAPLVASMASSEGNSNGGGGGNNSGGAANATTKSGSGENGNGSSGGVRVAEHQVAKMMEEDMGTAMQYLQGKGLCLMPISLASAISSATSSASLLSRPPAVGRHAAAAGQIHDANGGAAAAPASANSAGGGVGDDSRSAKDGGGKK from the exons ATGCAGCCGAGCGGCCGTGAGATGGCCGGCGGCGAGGGCGGGGGCGGGGCGCAGCAGGCGGACGACTTCTTCGATCAGATGCTGTCCACGCTGCCCTCCGCGTGGGCTGACCTGGGCGCCGGTGGCAAGTCGCCCTGGGAACTCACCACGGGCGCAGGCGCCGGCGCGGCGGCCGAGGACCCCTCCGCGCAGACCCACTTGGGCGACGAGTCGGCGCTGCTCGCGTCCCGCCTCCGGCAGCACCAGATCGGCGTCGGGGACATCAAGTCCTCCGCCTCCCCGGTCATGCTGCAGCTCAGCGACCTGCACCGCCACGGCGGTCTCGGGGGCGAGGAGAGCGGGGGCAGCGGGTTCTCCCCGCTGCCGCTCTTCACGGACCGATCCGCCGCGCCGGCGCGGGAGGAGATGGAGGGCGGCTTCAAGTCCACCAACTCCGCC GGAGGTGATCACTCCTTGTTCAACGGGTTTGGGATGCACGGCGCGGCCGCCGTGCAGCCACAATTTGGCCAG AGTGGATCAATGTCGCCGCAGAGCCTGGGAGGGCctgcggcgagcggcggcgcacCCCCAGCTGGCGGGGCAGCTTCATcggccggcggcggggcggcacccccgcggcagcagcggcagcgggcgAGGAGAGGGCAGGCCACTGACCCCCACAGCATAGCGGAACGT CTTCGAAGGGAGAGGATCGCGGAGCGGATGAAGTCGCTGCAGGAGCTGGTCCCGAACGGCAACAAG ACGGACAAGGCGTCGATGCTGGACGAGATCATCGACTACGTGAAGTTCCTGCAGCTCCAAGTCAAG GTTCTCAGCATGAGCCGGCTGAGCGGAGCCGCCGGCATGGCGCCTCTGGTTGCAAGTATGGCTTCATCAGAG GGCAACAGcaatggaggcggcggcggcaacaaCAGCGGCGGTGCTGCTAATGCTACCACCAAGAGCGGCAGCGGCGAGAACGGCAACGGCAGCAGCGGCGGGGTGCGGGTGGCGGAGCATCAGGTGGCGAAGatgatggaggaggacatgggcACGGCCATGCAGTACCTGCAGGGCAAGGGCCTGTGCCTGATGCCCATCTCCCTGGCGTCCGCCATCTCCTCCGCCACCTCGTCCGCGTCGCTCCTCTCCCGCCCGCCCGCCGTCGGCCGCCACGCCGCCGCAGCCGGCCAGATTCACGATGCCAACGGCGGCGCTGCCGCGGCGCCTGCGTCGGCTAACAGTGCCGGAGGAGGAGTAGGCGACGACTCACGATCCGCCAAGGACGGCGGCGGGAAGAAGTGA